GGTCTACGGCGGGCGCGACCAGCTCATCGGCTTCCGCATGGCCCAGAAGGCGGCGCGCACCTTCCGTGACTCCCGTCTGGTGACCCTGCCGGACGCCGGGCACGTGGCGATGATGGAGTATCCGGAGACGGTGGCCGGGGCGTTCCGGGACCTGCTGGCCGACCAGGCCGCGCGTGGTGCCGCCGGGACCGTGAGTGCGGGGAGCTGAGAGACGACGTGGGACGCCACAGCCGCCGCGGTCCGGCGCCGAAGGACGAGACCGCGGGCGCCGGCCCTACGGGCCGACGAAGGGCCTCGGAGACCGGTCCCGCCGAGGGTGAGGAGGGAGCGCCCCGGGCGGTCCCTCCGGGGATGCCCGGGCACGGGGAGTCTCCCCTCTCCTACGGGACGCCTCCGCGCGGGGTGCCACGACTGCCGGACGGAATGCCGGCGCGGGGGGTGCCCGGGCGAGCGGAAGCGATCCCTCCGCGCGGTGCGCCGCGCTACGCCGACGGGACTCCTCCGCGCGGTGTGCCGGGGTATGGCGACGGGACCCCTCCGCGCGGCGTACCGGGGTATGGCGACGGGACGCCCCCGCGTGGTGTGCCGCGCCATATCGACAGGACTCCTCCACGCGGTGTGCCGCAGGCCGGCGGCACACCGGCGCAGGGCACGCCCCGGTTCCCGGACGGCACCCCCGCGCGGGGTGCGCGCCAGGTTCGCGGTGGGCACCCCGAGCAGCGGGAGGCCGGTGGCGGCTGGGGTGAGCTGAAAGGTGCCCCGGCTCCGTCCGGCGGTGCCGGGATACCCCGATCGCGGCCGACCTCACGACGGGGAGGTCCGCGGGCGCCGCGACAGGACTACCTCGACGCCTTCGACGCGGACGGCGGGGCCGACGGCGGTTTCCCCTCCCGCGCGCCCGGGGCCGGGGCCGAACCGCACGCCTCCGGCAGCCGCCGGGACGACGCCCCTGCGGGCGGCACCCCGGGCGGTGGCGGTCCGCGCAACGGCGAGCCCGCGCGCGGCAGTGGCGGCGGGAGCGGCAGGGGCCGGACGTTCACCGGTGTCGCCGCCGCCGCGGTGACCACCGTGCTGGCCGTGGTGGTCGCCGGGCAGGTCGGCGAGGGACCGGACCACGGCTCCGTCGCGTCGCAGGCCGCCACCGGCCAGGCCCGGGGCGCCCATGGCCCGGCCTCGCGCGGGGACGGCCGGCCGACGCCCAGCGGGTCGCCGAGCGCGGTGCCGCTGACGTACTACCAGAAGATGGCGATGACCTACCCGCTGAGCGCGTCGCTCGACGGTCCCGGCACCTTCGACGCGGTCCCCGGGATCGACAAGGCGCCGGGGGCCGGGCAGAAGTACACCTACCGGGTGGACGTGGAGCAGGGGCTCGGACTGGACGGCGAGCTGTTCGCGCAGGCCGTGCAGCGCACGCTCAACGACGACCGCAGCTGGGCGCACAACGGTGGCCGCACGTTCGAGCGCATCCACTCGGGCGAGCCCGACTTCGTGATCACGCTCGCCAGCCCCGGCACGACCGCGGACTGGTGTGCGAAGTCCGGTCTGGACACCACGGTCGACAACGTCTCGTGCGACTCCGCGGCCACCGAGCGCGTGATGATCAACGCGTACCGCTGGGCGCAGGGGTCGGAGACGTACGGCGACGACATCCACGCCTACCGCCAGATGCTGATCAACCACGAGGTCGGTCACCGGCTCGGCTACTCCCACGTCACCTGCGACAAGGACGGCGATCTCGCGCCGGTGATGCAGCAGCAGACCAAGTTCCTGGAGCACGACGGCATCCGCTGCAAGCCGAACCCCTGGCCGTACCCGGCGAGCTGACGCGGACGACGGTCCGCGCGGGCGGCCCGCCGGGGTGATCCCCTAGCGCGAGGGAACGCCGTCCGCACGGGAAAGTTACGGCCGTTCACCCCTTTTGGTGGCGCGATGGACAACCGTCCGTCGCGCCACCGGCTTGTCCGCATACGTTCGTCCCGCTGCGAGCCGCCGGGCCGACGGCGGCTCCCCAAACGGGAGATCGGGGGTGCACTCGTGCGCGTGGGACTGCTTACGGAGGGTGGCTACCCGTACGTGGACGGTGACGCCGGGCTCTGGTGCGACCGGCTGGTGCGCGGGCTCGGGCAGCACGAGTTCGACGTCTACGCGCTCAGCCGCGACGAGCGCCAGGAGGCCCAGGGCCGGGTCCCGCTGCCGCCCCAGGTCCGCAGGGTCCGTACGGCGCCGCTGTGGACGGCGGAGGACGACGGCACGGCGTACGGGCGACGCGCGCGCCGGCGCTTCACGGAGGCGTACGGAGAGCTGGCCGCCGTCCTGTGCGCGGGGTCCACGGAGGCCGCGCCACCGGCGCCCGCGGCACGCGCCGAGCGGGCGGAGGAGACGTCCGCCCCCCAGGCGGACCGTTTCGCCAACGCTCTCTACGGGCTCGCCGAGCTGGCCCGTGCGGAGGGCGGGCTGGCGGGCGCACTGAGGTCCGAGGCCGCCGTCCGCACTCTGGAGCGCGCCTGCCGTGCGCCCGGCGCGCCGCGCACGGCGCGTGAGGCACGCGTGCCGGAGCTGCTCACCGTCGCGGCACACCTCGAACGCGCCCTGCGCCCCCTCTCGCTCGGCTGGTACGAGGACGACGGGCTCGGCTCGGCCGACCTCTGCCACGCCACCTCCGGCGGCGCGGCCGCCCTGCCCGGGCTGCTCGCCCGGCACTTCCATGGCGTACCACTGCTGGTGACCGAGCACGGGGTGCGGCTGCGCACGCACTACCTGGCCGCCACCGACGCCGCGCCCGCCGTCCGGGCCCTGGTCGCCGCCTTCCACGCCCGGCTCGCGGCCGAGATCTACCGGCGGGCCGAGCGGATCACCCCCGGCAACGCACACGCCCGCCGCTGGCAGGAGCGGTGCGGGGCGGACCGGGCCAGGCTGCACACCGTCCACCCCGGCATGGACGCCACCCCCTTCACCGAGGTGGGCGAGGCGCCGGACACCGCGGACCCCGGCACGCTCGTCTGGGTCGGACGGATCGAACCGGCCAAGGACCTCGTCTCGCTGCTGCACGCCTTCGCGCAGATCCGGACGCAGGCACCGAACGCCCGGCTGAGGATCCTCGGCGCTCCCACCGGCGCGGAGGGCGCCGCCTACCTCGCCCACTGCCGGGCACTCGCCGCCCAGCTCTTCCCCGACGAGGCCGAGGGGCCGCACGCCGTCGGCGACAACCCGGTCTGCTTCGCGGAGATCGGCGGGCCGGAGGCCCCCACCCCCGCCGAGGCGTACGCCTCCGGTGCGGTGACCGTGCTGTCCAGCGTCGTCGAGGGCTGGCCGGTCAGTCTCGTCGAGGCCATGTTCTGCGCCCGGGCGACCGTGTCCACCGACGTCGGTGCCGTCGTCGAGGTGATCGGCGGTACCGGGCTCGTGGTGCCGCCGCGCAACCCGAGGGCGCTCGCGGAGGCGTGCGTGGCGTTGCTGCGTGACCCCGAGCGCCGTGCGCGCCTGGGGGCCGCGGCGCGCGCCCGGGCGCTCGAACTGTTCACCGTGGAGCAGAACG
Above is a genomic segment from Streptomyces glaucescens containing:
- a CDS encoding DUF3492 domain-containing protein, whose product is MRVGLLTEGGYPYVDGDAGLWCDRLVRGLGQHEFDVYALSRDERQEAQGRVPLPPQVRRVRTAPLWTAEDDGTAYGRRARRRFTEAYGELAAVLCAGSTEAAPPAPAARAERAEETSAPQADRFANALYGLAELARAEGGLAGALRSEAAVRTLERACRAPGAPRTAREARVPELLTVAAHLERALRPLSLGWYEDDGLGSADLCHATSGGAAALPGLLARHFHGVPLLVTEHGVRLRTHYLAATDAAPAVRALVAAFHARLAAEIYRRAERITPGNAHARRWQERCGADRARLHTVHPGMDATPFTEVGEAPDTADPGTLVWVGRIEPAKDLVSLLHAFAQIRTQAPNARLRILGAPTGAEGAAYLAHCRALAAQLFPDEAEGPHAVGDNPVCFAEIGGPEAPTPAEAYASGAVTVLSSVVEGWPVSLVEAMFCARATVSTDVGAVVEVIGGTGLVVPPRNPRALAEACVALLRDPERRARLGAAARARALELFTVEQNVAAFHRLYLETVARCPVRRVVLDADGEPLPFAVPAEARMAGRWTDPALRGVARRGPGWAGQRAPVRARAAAVAAVPGVEGAR
- a CDS encoding DUF3152 domain-containing protein — translated: MGRHSRRGPAPKDETAGAGPTGRRRASETGPAEGEEGAPRAVPPGMPGHGESPLSYGTPPRGVPRLPDGMPARGVPGRAEAIPPRGAPRYADGTPPRGVPGYGDGTPPRGVPGYGDGTPPRGVPRHIDRTPPRGVPQAGGTPAQGTPRFPDGTPARGARQVRGGHPEQREAGGGWGELKGAPAPSGGAGIPRSRPTSRRGGPRAPRQDYLDAFDADGGADGGFPSRAPGAGAEPHASGSRRDDAPAGGTPGGGGPRNGEPARGSGGGSGRGRTFTGVAAAAVTTVLAVVVAGQVGEGPDHGSVASQAATGQARGAHGPASRGDGRPTPSGSPSAVPLTYYQKMAMTYPLSASLDGPGTFDAVPGIDKAPGAGQKYTYRVDVEQGLGLDGELFAQAVQRTLNDDRSWAHNGGRTFERIHSGEPDFVITLASPGTTADWCAKSGLDTTVDNVSCDSAATERVMINAYRWAQGSETYGDDIHAYRQMLINHEVGHRLGYSHVTCDKDGDLAPVMQQQTKFLEHDGIRCKPNPWPYPAS